From Gottschalkiaceae bacterium SANA:
GGTTCTTCCAGCGTTTTTAAAAGCGCATTGAAGGCACCCTTTGAAAGCATGTGAACCTCATCAATAATATAAACCTTCTTTGCCGCTTTTGTCGGCAAGTATTTCACTTTTTCTTTTAACTCCCGGATATCTTCCACGCTATTATTGGATGCGGCATCCATTTCTACAACATCATAAATACTTTCTTCCAACAATCCCTTACAGATCTCGCACTCATTGCAGGGGTTACCGTCAACAGGATGCAAACAATTGACCGCGCGCGACAAAATTTTTGCCGTTGAGGTTTTCCCTGTTCCCCGTGTACCAGAAAACAAATAAGCGTGGGCTGCGTTACCAGCCTTTACCTGATTTTTCAAAACTCGCGTGATATGACTCTGTCCGTACACGTCTTCAAAGGTGGTCGGACGATATTTTCGATAAATTGCCTGATAACTCATGAGACACCTCTTTCATTCATCTTCCCCTATTATACCAAAATCCCGGTCGAGTTTCGACCGGGATTGACAAAAAGCCGCATGGAGATCGAGCAGGCGTCCTTGCAACACATAAAAGGCTTCCCTTATCGCTGCTACCTTCCGGTCCTGACGAGGTTCGAGAACTTTCATTGCGCAAGACCCGCTCGATCTCCATACGGCTTTTATTTTTGGGTTACCCCGTTTTTATCTGGCGGAAAGGGAGGGATTCGAACCCTCGTGACGGTATTACCGCCAACACGCTTTCCAGGCGTGCGCCTTAAGCCAACTCAGCCACCTTTCCATAATAGCCTGCAAAAGGTATTATACTTGCTGACCTGAAAAATGTCAAACCCCAAATCCTCCCACTTGTGTCTAGATGCTTGGTTCAATCAATTGAACGCTTCCCTTCTCTCCATTCACGCGAACCCGTTGGCCATCTTTCAATACCGCTGTAGCCGACGAAATACCGACAACCGCTGGCAATCCGTACTCTCTTGCTACAATACCACCATGACTCATGGGGCCCCCATATTCCAATATCAATGCGCCCGCCACAGCGAAAAGCGGGGTCCAGGCCGGATTGGTACTTTCCGTCACCATAATTTCGCCCTCTTGAAGGTCTGTCGTCCTCGGATCAAAAACTACCCGTACAATCCCTTCATAGGTGCCGGCAGACAATGGCATGCCTTGCAAGGTCTTTGCATGGGGATCAATGGTTGTTGCCGTATAAACCGCATGGCCGTTATTTACAAGCATTCTTGGGATCGCAGTTCGCCTCATCTCTTTGTTATAGACTGCTTTGTTTGACTCAACTAGCTCCTTCAAGTCTCTGCCCGCCGTAATTTGCTTTTTGTAAAGGAAGAAAATATCTTCGGGCTCGTCGAGTTGTCCCGCCGCCGCAAGCTCATCACCCATGCTTAGAACAGCATTCCTACTCAATTCTAAAAACCGAACAATATCAGACTTTGGATATTCCCTCATGGCCGCACCATAACGATAATGAACCATCTGCATTCTAAATTTTTCCGCTCTTCTTTTTCCAATCTTTTCAATCAGAGCATCGGCAACCTCCTCGATCATCAACTCTGCTTGCCGACGCTTCTTCTTATGGTCTGCCAAGTTTCTTTTATACATGCCGTCCTTCATATAGGTTTCAACCAGTCCCAGCAGAAAACTCGGATCTTCGCGCCAGCGTTTGGTGCCAAAATCCAATTCGAGGTTTGCCCGATGTCCGTATTCTTCAAGAATTTTCTGAAACTCCGGATCATTCACACGGGGTTTCAACTCCTGTTCCACGCAAATTTTCGCATACTCATTCAACCGAATCGTCATGGTTTGAGTAAAACATCCCGGCAGGGACTGTGCTAAAGTTTCCACCTTATAATCGCTAGCAAAGTGCTTAGCAAGGACTTTTTCAATTTTGATGTAATTGTTGGCATCCATACAATAGCTTGCCTGCAGCTGGGACAGTTTAAATGCTTCGACAAGATTCTCAACAGCAAAGTTCAATCGCTCCTCCAAAGTCACTGCTTGTTCATATCTTTTCAATGCGCTCTCATACCACCGATTTCCTTCCTCTTTCATGGCCGCATACCGGTTTTCATGGGGAATCTTTGAAACCATCCTAACGGTAGCCGCCATCTTGACTCCATAGCCGATAAACCCGAATGGGAACCTGAAGCGAATGCCCTGATGCTTGAATTGTTTTCCGTAGTTTTTCATCAAGCTGGTGATTACGCCTTCTAGAGGCAGATCGTTACCGGAAAAAGCCTTGGCAAATTGCTTGGTCACAAAACCACTAGACAAAAGAACAGTCATATCGACAAAAATACGGTTTCCAGCATGACCAACAAAATCATTGGTCAAAGGCTTTTTTTGTCGATTGGTCATCACATTAATAATGGTTGGAAACATATGACTCATCAGGTCATAACCCAAATTCGTAAATGGCTCTTTCATACCAAAGAGCACCGTGCTCGCACTCAAATAAGCCCTGATCTTTCCATCCTGCTTTAGTTTGTCGATAGGAAAGAGGGTCGTGATATGACGAGACTGTAGAATATACAAGACATTTTGATCATCAAAGGCAAATTCTATGTCCTGCGGTCTGCCAAAAAGAGCCTCAATTTGTTCTGCTGCCTCAGCCAATCGGCCAATCTGTTCTTCATTCAACGACGAGAGATTTGCCTCCTGATCACCAAGAACTAGCCAATCAATACCGGTTCCCTTCGCCACAAGCTTTCTACTTTTTCTGCTGATGCTCCGGTCCACAACCACTTTGGTATGCCGATCGACCGTGTACTGATCTGGATTCAATTGGCCACTTACAACGGCTTCTCCAAGACCGAAGGAAGCATTAATCACCAACTGATGCCTGATGCCATTCATGGGATTGGCCGTAAAGGCAACACCCGATACCGCGGCCTTCACCATCTTTTGTACAACAACCGCATGGGAAAAATCTGCCGTGACTTGATTTTTCAAGCGGTACTCCATGGCTCTTTCGTTCCACAAGGACCGCCAACATTCAATAACTTTTTGAGCCAGCTGGTCTTGTGCAACATTCAAATAGGTGGAATACTGACCCGCAAAACTCATACCTGGAAGATCTTCTGCCGTAGAACTGCTTCTAACTGCCACTCTTCCCTCACCCTTTCTTGCAAATTCGGCAAATGCTCCCATAAGGGAATCTAGAAAGTTTCGAGATAATTTTTCTACGCCAAACAAAGCTTGAATGGCTGCCGACTGTTCAAAAATGGGCATATCAGACGTCAAAATCCCATCAATGGATTCATTCAGATGATTGGCTTCTACATACTCATCATAGACCGATGTAGGAATGACAAACCCATCTGGCACCGCAATGCCGTGAGCAAGCATACGCGCCAGATGGGCGCCCTTGCCTCCAGCCAAATGGAAATCTTCTACTTTGATCTCTTTCAGCCATTTAATCATAGACTCCCGCCTTTCATCTCTCGTTTCATAGCCGCAAGATACGCCCTGCCCATGGGCTCCAATTCAATCACCTTGGACCCGAAACCCAATTGCTGATTAATCAAATGTTCATTGAATTGAAGGGTGCGAAAAAAAACCGTTTCATCTTTTGCCGGATCCATCAAAGCCTTTCTAGCCATCTGTTGAAAGAGTATGACCTCTCTCCCCCACAGGGCTGCCAGTTCAGCTGGATAGGCCACCTGAAAAATCCCCTCTTTAACACCTTGATTGATCAAGTCATGGTAATACCTGGCCGTCTCCCGCTCAAATCGGTCTCCCATTCGCATCAGTACAAGATGATTATCCTTAAAGGTATATAGATTCTTGATTTTATCCCAGTCCTTTACGGATTCCACCTTAAGACGATTCAAACGATAAAAGGACTCCATGAATTTCTCCACAACAGATAGCTTGTCATCTTTCAAAATCTCTTCATAATGCTTCTGAATCTGGTCAACATAGTTAAAACTAATGGTCTCTAGAATCTCTTCCTTTGATTTAAAATGATGATAAAACCCACCCTTGGAAGCCCCAGCTCGATCAATAATCTCTGCCACAGATGTCTTTTCATATCCCTTCTCACCAAATAATTCATAGGCTGCATCCACGATTTTTTCTTTTAATGTCATTAATTCACCCCATTCATCAAACAAACCGACGGTCGGTCTGTTTTTTCTTTTACTCTATCATTGATTTGAGCAAGCGTCAATTTTTCTAAGCCATAATCGTTAGAATTCTTTTCTACAAAATCTTTGTATAAGAAATTCTTCGCCTGGCAAAGCAAACTCCTTGACAAAGTCATATTCCAATTCTAGAATATGACCATGGTAGCTTCAGTTTTTCTCTGTTGACCAACTATGAATAAGGATGTGTTACTTTGAATATCAGTTTATATGTGATTACCCTCCTGCTTTTGGGGGCTTCCACATGGCGAGACAAAATGAAAACCAAAAAAGCCTGTAAAAAAGCATGGAAAGCCTTTGAAAATATTATGCCTCAATTTTTAGGCGTTATTGTTTTGGTCGGCATGATGATGGCGGTCTTCGATGCCGCCTTTATTTCCAGATTGATCGGCGATCAGTCCGGTCCCCTTGGTCTTGTTCTTTCCGCCCTTGTGGGTTCTATCACGCTCATCCCGGGATTTGTCGCATTTCCTACGGCTGCCATCCTTTTATCCAATGGGGCAGGCCATATGCAAATTGCAGCCTTTGTCTCCACCCTAATGATGGTCGGCGTGGTCACCCTGCCGGTTGAGATTCAGTACTTCGGTAAAAAAATAGCCTGGAGCAGAAATATCCTGGCCTTTCTTTTCTCATTTATTGTGGCCGTACTTGTTGGAAAGGTGGCTGGTGGAATATGGCTATAGTTAAACGATATCATTTTTTTCTCATCACATGCATGGCCTTTGTTCTTCTCTGGATCATCAATCAAGAACTGGGCATGAAAGCCCTGCAGGTTACTGGTTATTCCCTAAAAGAAATGATCCTCGTCATTCCACCCATTTTTGTTCTTTTGGGTTTGCTGGATGTTTGGGTTCCTCGAGAAACAATGATCAAATATATGGGTGATCATTCCGGTGTAAGGGGTGTTGTTCTAGCCTTCCTTATTGGGTCCGCAGCAGCGGGACCTCTATACGGCGCCTTTCCCGTCGCAGCGGTTTTTATGAAAAAGGGTGTAAAATTCAGCAATGTGCTGATCTTTATCGGCGCATGGTCAACCACCAAGATTCCTATGTTTCTCTTTGAGTTGTCTGCCTTGGGTGCACGTTTCGCACTTACTCGATTACTCGTTGATATTCCCGGCATTCTACTCATGTCGATAATTTTATCCAAACAGCTCTCAAAAAAGGACATTCAAGTTTTATATAACAAAGCAGAAAACCTGTAGAAAAGTTGCCAAATCTAGGATTTCCTGTAGAATAAAAGAAAGAAGAAAGGAGATCCGCCATGTTCACTGCGTGCACTGCCATTATTGTTTTGAAAGGAAATTTGGTGCTCTTGGGCTATCGTTCTGATGGACAAGGGTGGTCTTTTGCTGGAGGAAAACAAGAGCCCGAAGAAGACTTGGAAGCCTGTGCGAAACGGGAACTGCATGAAGAATTCGGTCTCCTAGCAAGCCGATTGGAACCCTTAGGTCGAATTCATTCTTCAAGCCTTGTCCACGGCGTTCTTTTAACTGTCCACCCCATGGTTTACCTTTGCCGCGAATACACCGGCACGATCAAAATGCGTATTGAGGAAATGCTGGATTTTCAATGGGTCTCACTGGATCAGGCTGATCAGATCCCGGATCTCTATCCCCCAACCCAAGAAGCCTTGCACACCTATACCGAACTTATACAAAAAAGATGTTGATCAATTTTTGATCAACATCTTTTTAACGCCATTCATTTTCCTTATGTTTTATCGCTTGCTTGTACTTAATAGCCCAAAGCAATCAATTCAAGTCTTGTAATTCCTTCTACTTCCTTCAATTCATCAATAAAATCCGCCAATTCTCCTCGAAGATTGGTCATATCGAAGGTAATACTGACATTGGCAAATTCATTGATCGGAATATCCTGATGAATCGTCAAGACATTTCCCCCTTGTCGCGCAATGGAGTCTAGAACATAGGACAACAAGCCCACTTGATGCATCAACAAAAATGTAATAGTTACCTTTTTCCCGCGCTTAGCTTCCGACAAACGATACACATGCTCATGATATTTATAGTAGGTACTCCGACTGATTCCCACCTGCTTGACCGCATCACTGATGCCACGCGCCTTTCCGGTTCGAATCATTTCATCCGCCTCTACCACCTTAACATAAATTTCCGGTAAAATTTCCTTGCTGATAACCAAATAACGATTCGGCATCCCGCTCCTCCTTATTGTCTTTCCTCATAATCAATAATCAGCAAGCCCTTCCATTCATAAGGACGCACTTGCGTTGGCTTATCAAAGGTAAATACCAAGGTTCCTGATTTTTCATCCACCTCAATATTTTTGATGATTGCACTAAATCGCGTGTAATCCGCAATTTCCATCTTATCTAGCTCACTGTCCACTTTCACCGTCATCTTTTGATTGTCCTCCGACAACCACAATTGGAAGGAAGGAGCATCCACACCTTGATCCACCTTTGCTTCTGCAGAGGTAAACACCATTTTTTCAAATCCTTCTCGCTGAATGCCAAATTTCAATGTTAACATGGAATAGGAACTTCCGTCCTCTGATTCATAGCTAAATCCACCAGACTGGATAAATCCATTCTCCGTTTCCTTTTCGACTTGAGGCGTCTCAGACAAGTCCACCTCAGGTTCCTCGACCACCGGCTCTTCGACAATTACCTCACCAACAGGCAGATCTGAATGATCTTCGACAGTTTGAATCGGCATTTGTCCCTCTGCAATCCGCGCATTAGACAATTGAAGCAAATAATCTTCGGCGTCAAAAACCCATTGCCCGTCTTGATATCGCCAGAGGGTTTCAGCTAAAGCCTTCTTCAACACCGGATCTACGCTATTCATTTGAATTTTTACAAGCGCTCGAATCGGCTGACTGTCCACCTCTTCGATGGATAGCTCCGAAATCCCAATATACTGCAATTCCTGCACCAACTCAAAACTGGTCTTTAAATCAATCAAGGCATTAATTGCATCCCGATTCAACTCATAATTTTGTGGATCATCCATAGTTGTCATAGAGAAAAAACTTGTCATGCTTTCTGCTTCAATGACCTTGGCTGTGGAAAAGAATAGTTCGATTCGAGTCCGCAAGAGCGCTTCCGGCTCTTGAATATCCACGGCCTCCGAACGATCAAATTTCGGTAAGATATCCGCAATATTCCCCCGGAAAAACCACATGCTTATACCACACAAAACAATGGCAAAAATTAATATCCATTTTCCCATTGATCGCTTGGGCTGCTGTCGGCGACGACGATGATAATGCACCTCACCATTGTTTTTTTTCACGCCTAAGACGGCCTGTTCGTGGATCCATTCCCGTCGATCCTGGGGCAATCCTGATTTAATCTGCTTTAACTCCTCTAATTGTTCCTGTAAAGAATCTTCCAATGGGGTTCGCACCGGGAGAGACTCATTCTGACTTTCCTCTTCTTCAAAATTCGGTATGGATTCACGTATAGATTCCTTCGGAGAATCTTGCAAAGCATTCAGAATAACTTCCGGCTGCAGTTCGCGTACGCGTTCCACCTCCATCTCCAATTCCTCCAGATTTTCTTCCTCAATTACAGGATCCGTTCTGGTTTCCTTCGGCTGATCTTCAACCGGCTCATCCCCTTCAAGTTCCATATCCTCAGCTTCCAATTCCGCATGAAGCACCGCCTCGAATTCTCGAAGCGCCTCTTCATCAATATCCAGTTGTTTTTCCCCTTTATCCTTGCTTCGATCCCAAAAATGAAACCTTGATTTTTTTTCTGTCATCTTTCCACCTCCGAGATGGATTTATTCTATTTTAGTTTACCACATTCTCCTTTTCCCTACACTATGAAAGAATAACTTTTCACACATTTATTGAAAATTTAACCAACTCTTTCTCTCCTAAACAATCGATTATTCAGACAATTTATGATATAATAAAACGGATGAAAAAACCGGACAAAAGGGGGCTAATCGTGTACTATCTCTTTTATGACAAGGAATCGAATCGATTGAAAAATTACTATAAACTTTTGGGAATTCCCCGTAATTCCAATGAATCAATCATCCACAAACGATTTGCCGCTCTTCATGAAGAAGGCAAGACAAATGAGTTGATTGAAGAAGCCTATGCTGTTCTTTCCGCTCCAGAAGACCGAGATCGATACAACCGAGTTTATGATCGATACAATTGGAATTATGGCATACAAAAAAATACCCTCTATGAAAATGCAAAGCCCAAGAATCAAAATCGATCCATCTTTATCATACTTCTATTTGTTTTAATCGGCTTTTTAGCCATCGCTTTCTTCTTTCTCCGTACGCCAGATGTAGAAACACCGCCTGCAACCATGGAAGAAGCTGCTGAACCACAGATTGAGCTCGTGGACAAATCTGAGACCAGTGTCTCTGATAAACGCGATCAAGCTGAGCCCTTGGATCAAATAGAATCCGATGCAGAGACATCGACAGAAAACAGCGAGATGGATTCATCTCCCTCAGGCGATTCCGCCGAATCCCCCTTAGCCTTATCTATTTCCGATGAACTTCTGACAAAATACCCAACAATGGAAACATATAATGACATCAACAATACCTATCCACAGGCGCAAGTGACAGCTGGTGTCAACTTTCGAGATGCGCCCGCCATGAGTTCAAGAATTCTCTCATCTGTTGACACAGATGAAACCTTCCGTGTACTGGGCAAGGTCGATGGATGGTCCTATATCTATCGAGAAAGCGAGGGCTACGGTTGGATCGGTGGAAAATATATTCGCTTTACTCAATAACCCGGATTGCTCCGGGCTTTTTTTAGGAGGAGAATCATGAAAATTGGATTATTTGTTCATAGCGTATCTGGAAACACCTATCTGCTGGCACGCATGCTAGAGACCGCCTTTCAAAATCTAGGACAAGAGGCAACCCTCTATCGGGTTTCCGATCCAGACGGACAGACCCTAGTCGATGAATTTAATTTAGATGCAGACCTTTACCGCGAGTATCTTCGGCTTCCGGAAGCAAGGGCCCATGATCTGATGCCTTGCGACCACCTGGTCTTCGCTTCTCCCACCTATTTTGGCAATGTCTCTGCGGAGATGAAGACGCTCTTCGATGCCTCAGCCATTTTTTGGACAGAAGCCATGCTTGCAGGCAAAACCTGCTCGGCCCTTTCCACTGCCGGAACCCCCGAAGGGGGCGCTGATCAAGCACTAAAAGCCATCCATACCTTTGCGCAACATATGGGAATCATATCCATTCCGCTTCCCTGCAACCTAGTTCCCGGCATGGATATTCCCGCCTACGGATTGAAACACTACACGGGTGCTGACGGCAGCATTCGGCCCGGCAAGGCACAAGCCATTCAAGCAAAAGCGATGGCAAAATGGATTGTTAAACAATCTCGATAAGAATGAAATCACAAAAAGCAGAGCCTAGGCTCTGCTTTTTCTATATCTGTTTTTTGCGTACGCAAGGCTTATCGATTCATCAAATAGATGGCAAGCAGAGACAAAGCTGCTGCCTGCCACTGCATGCGAGTCAATCGTTCCCGATAAAAGCCCACGCTTCCCAAATAGATCAGCAGCATGCTTCCCACCCCAAATGACGGGAAAACCACCGCAGCCGATAAAGATGCCAAGGCCTGAATCAAAAAGAAGGATGAAAATATATTGGTAACCCCAATCCCAAGGCCCCATGCCCAAATAACAGCTTCCGGTCTTTTTTGGGCAAGACTCTTGACCAAACTGAAAAGAAGCGCAGTTCCAAAAACAGTAGCCAGCCAAAGGGGACGCAAGGAAAGGGAATACGCAGCTTCAAATCCCTTGTTCATAAACTCCGCCATGCCATTGAGAACAAGCAGCATCAAGAGGGGAACCACCCATTCAAATTTTCCTTTTTCCGTTCGATTGGCAATGCCAATGGCTAAGATTGCCAAAGCGATTCCCACACTCTGAAGAGTGGTCGGCCATTCTCGAAATATCGCCAGGGATAAAACCACTGGCAACAAGATGCCCAACTTCCCATAAAAGCCCGTCAAAGAGGCCCCATAGTCTCGCACATTCTTCTGATACAACAAGAAGGATTCAAAAAACAAAAATCCTGTGAATCCCGCCATGGCAAAAAAAGAAAACGATGGCCATTGTTGGGGCGGCGACTGAATGACCATCCAGATGCCAACCCCCGTTGCAACAACATAGTTGGCCGAGGTTACCCAAAATCGATTCAAATTTCGTTTTTCTGTTTCCTTAAAGAAAAAAGCTAGCGATGCACTACAGACCATCGCAATCATCAATGCGCCCATACATTCCTCCCATAGATCTTCACATGCTGTAAAAATTGCCTGTCAGTTTCCTCAATTAAAGCTTCATCCTTTGCAAACACATAGAGAAACACACTTGATTCCCATTCTGGAAAGTGTTTTACATAGATCCTACCCTTCAAAATTAAGGGAGGAAAGTCCTCTTCCACATGCTTTGGCGGAGGACCGTATTGCAAATCATTTTGATTCCAGCCTTTTTTTGCGTGAATTACGGATCTCGTCTCGATCCTTGTATCCAATCGGATCCACCCAGCAAGTGGATGATCCTCTGCGAGTGAATGGTCACCCATTAGAGAAAATGCCCCCCCGACTTTCGATTCCTCAATGGAAGTAATCTTTGTTTTTGCCAATTCTTTGGGACAACCCAGCCCCCGCAATACCAGAACCTCTAAATCATAGAGTGGAATCATGGACAGCTCACTTGGGTCAAGCTCACCCCTTGCTGTAAATCCAAAGGGGATTTCATCGCCCTCCCGGGTCACCGCATAAGCACCGTAATAGGCCATTTCATAGGCCGAAGTGGCGTCATAAAGACGAGATCGCCCTTCTGAGAAACTTCCAAAATTATAAAGAATCGTCGCTGAAATCGGATGCTCTGCCGATTCAAAGGCCGTGGTATGAAAAATTTTCATGCTCGGGCTCCAATCCTCTTGGAACGTAGCGTTCCCGCCGGGCATGACCAGTTGAAAACCCTTGTTGCGCATGACACTATCTCGATAAGCCAGGAAACTTGCTGGCCTCATAATGATTTCACTTCGAAAACCTGGCACAAAAAAGAAGCCAAGCAAAAACAAGCTGACCACAATCAGCATTTTTTTTCTTCGCTTCTTCGTATTCATGATCCTTCCCCCTCGATGATTGACTCTATCTACCATCATAAAGGATTTCGTCATTAATTTCATCCAGAGATCCTAAAATCCAATCCGCAAGAAGCAAGTTTTCTTGATTTCCGATGCCAACAACATGCATATTTGCTCGTTTGGCAGCTTCAACACCGGCAGGCGCGTCCTCAAAAACAAGACAGTCTGCTGGATTCACTCCGACACTTTTAGCTGCTAAAAGAAAAACTTCCGGATCCGGTTTTGCTCGACTTACCTTGGTACCGTCAATGCGAGCGTCGAAATAGTCTCCAATTTCCAGTCGATTCAAAATTCGTTCCGCATTCTTGCTAGCCGATCCTAAAGCGATTTTCACCCCGTCTGCTCTTAATTGACGCAAAAGACCTTCTGCGCCCGGGAGCAATTCCTCGCGGGTCAACTGGTCGATCATCTCCACATACCATGCATTTTTCTCTTCCGCCAGTATTAGCTTTTCAGTCTCTGGGAGCCTTCTTTTTCCCAAGGAAAGCAGAATGTCCAAAGAGGCCATCCGACTAACCCCTTTCAACCGCTCATTATCCTCCAGTGTAAAAGAAATCCCTAACTCCTCTGCAAGGCGTTTCCATGCCAAATAATGGTATTTTGCTGTATCTACAATCACGCCATCCAGGTCAAAAATGACCGCTTTCCAACGATTACCCATCTAATCCTCCTTTTTTAAAAAAATATTTGTACCTCAGGCAAACCTTTGCTATAATTAAGTTATGCAATCGGTTGCATTATTAGTTTATCATATTTGCATCAGGATTGAAACGACATCTTTGACCTTAAATTCTAACAGATAAAAACCCGAATAAATTTTATGCATTCACAAATACTAGGAAGGTTGTGACCCTATGAAACAAAGAATTCAAGCGGATCCATGGAAGATTATCGAAGATGGATTCCACCCAAAAGAAAATCGATTTTACGAAAGTGTGATGAGCCTTGGAAATGGACATATGGGTATGCGAGGGAATTTCGAGGAAGGCTACTCTGGTGACAGTCTTTCAGGCACCTACCTGGCAGGGGTTTACTACCCCGATAAAACAAGAGTTGGCTGGTGGAAGAATGGATATCCCGAATATTTCGCCAAGGTATTGAATGCTGTTAATTTCCTTTCTACCCCCATGAAACTCAATGGCGTTTCGGTCGATCTTGCCCAAGACGAGTTTTCCGACTTTAAACGGGTCCTCAATATGCAAACGGGTATTCTAACACGAAGTTTTACCATTACCCGGCCTGAAGGAAAAGTGAAATTCATCATCGAACGCTTTGTCAGTAGCGACAACCGTGAGATTGCCGCCATTCGTTTTACCGTGGAAGCGATTGAAGGAAACCATACGCTCGAATGGACACCTAGCCTCGATCAAAATGTTCAAAATGAAGACTCCAATTATGATGAGGTCTTCTGGAATTCCCTGGAAGCAGAAGCAGAAAACGGCAACTGCTTTGTTATGGCTACCACCAAAAAAACACAATTCGTTGTGGGTGCAGCCATGACGGCAAATGCAAACGGCGCAACCTTAATCGAGGAAACCGCCCACCTGCAGTTGGCAAGCCTCCAATATACAATCACTTTGCAAGCAGGCCATCCCATTATCCTCGATAAAATCGTTTCTGTTTTAACAAATCGTGACCACAAAACTGCTCAGATTAAAGCCTTGGCTTATCAGACCCTAGCTCAGGCGAAAGAAGCGGGATATGATCATTTGCGAGATGCCCATATGCGGACCTGGGCAGCCATCTGGCAGGAAAGCGATATTGAAATCACGGGTGACGATGCCGCTCAACAAGGCATTCGATTTAATCTCTTTCATTTGAAGCAGACTTACAACGGGCTGGATCCGAGACTCAATATTGGACCCAAGGGATTTACCGGCGAAAAATACGGCGGCAGCACCTATTGGGATACAGAAGCCTTTTGTATTCCCGTCTTCTTATCGACTGCAAAACCAGAAATCGCAAAAAATCTTTTGCTCTATCGCCATCAACACTTGGAAAAAGCCATCGAAAACGCAAGTAAGCTCGGTTTAAAGGGTGCGCTCTATCCCATGGTGACCATGAATGGAGAAGAATG
This genomic window contains:
- a CDS encoding phosphoenolpyruvate synthase, coding for MIKWLKEIKVEDFHLAGGKGAHLARMLAHGIAVPDGFVIPTSVYDEYVEANHLNESIDGILTSDMPIFEQSAAIQALFGVEKLSRNFLDSLMGAFAEFARKGEGRVAVRSSSTAEDLPGMSFAGQYSTYLNVAQDQLAQKVIECWRSLWNERAMEYRLKNQVTADFSHAVVVQKMVKAAVSGVAFTANPMNGIRHQLVINASFGLGEAVVSGQLNPDQYTVDRHTKVVVDRSISRKSRKLVAKGTGIDWLVLGDQEANLSSLNEEQIGRLAEAAEQIEALFGRPQDIEFAFDDQNVLYILQSRHITTLFPIDKLKQDGKIRAYLSASTVLFGMKEPFTNLGYDLMSHMFPTIINVMTNRQKKPLTNDFVGHAGNRIFVDMTVLLSSGFVTKQFAKAFSGNDLPLEGVITSLMKNYGKQFKHQGIRFRFPFGFIGYGVKMAATVRMVSKIPHENRYAAMKEEGNRWYESALKRYEQAVTLEERLNFAVENLVEAFKLSQLQASYCMDANNYIKIEKVLAKHFASDYKVETLAQSLPGCFTQTMTIRLNEYAKICVEQELKPRVNDPEFQKILEEYGHRANLELDFGTKRWREDPSFLLGLVETYMKDGMYKRNLADHKKKRRQAELMIEEVADALIEKIGKRRAEKFRMQMVHYRYGAAMREYPKSDIVRFLELSRNAVLSMGDELAAAGQLDEPEDIFFLYKKQITAGRDLKELVESNKAVYNKEMRRTAIPRMLVNNGHAVYTATTIDPHAKTLQGMPLSAGTYEGIVRVVFDPRTTDLQEGEIMVTESTNPAWTPLFAVAGALILEYGGPMSHGGIVAREYGLPAVVGISSATAVLKDGQRVRVNGEKGSVQLIEPSI
- a CDS encoding permease, whose amino-acid sequence is MNISLYVITLLLLGASTWRDKMKTKKACKKAWKAFENIMPQFLGVIVLVGMMMAVFDAAFISRLIGDQSGPLGLVLSALVGSITLIPGFVAFPTAAILLSNGAGHMQIAAFVSTLMMVGVVTLPVEIQYFGKKIAWSRNILAFLFSFIVAVLVGKVAGGIWL
- a CDS encoding permease, yielding MAIVKRYHFFLITCMAFVLLWIINQELGMKALQVTGYSLKEMILVIPPIFVLLGLLDVWVPRETMIKYMGDHSGVRGVVLAFLIGSAAAGPLYGAFPVAAVFMKKGVKFSNVLIFIGAWSTTKIPMFLFELSALGARFALTRLLVDIPGILLMSIILSKQLSKKDIQVLYNKAENL
- a CDS encoding NUDIX hydrolase; the protein is MFTACTAIIVLKGNLVLLGYRSDGQGWSFAGGKQEPEEDLEACAKRELHEEFGLLASRLEPLGRIHSSSLVHGVLLTVHPMVYLCREYTGTIKMRIEEMLDFQWVSLDQADQIPDLYPPTQEALHTYTELIQKRC
- a CDS encoding ACT domain-containing protein, producing MPNRYLVISKEILPEIYVKVVEADEMIRTGKARGISDAVKQVGISRSTYYKYHEHVYRLSEAKRGKKVTITFLLMHQVGLLSYVLDSIARQGGNVLTIHQDIPINEFANVSITFDMTNLRGELADFIDELKEVEGITRLELIALGY
- a CDS encoding NAD(P)H-dependent oxidoreductase, yielding MKIGLFVHSVSGNTYLLARMLETAFQNLGQEATLYRVSDPDGQTLVDEFNLDADLYREYLRLPEARAHDLMPCDHLVFASPTYFGNVSAEMKTLFDASAIFWTEAMLAGKTCSALSTAGTPEGGADQALKAIHTFAQHMGIISIPLPCNLVPGMDIPAYGLKHYTGADGSIRPGKAQAIQAKAMAKWIVKQSR
- the pgmB_2 gene encoding beta-phosphoglucomutase, with amino-acid sequence MGNRWKAVIFDLDGVIVDTAKYHYLAWKRLAEELGISFTLEDNERLKGVSRMASLDILLSLGKRRLPETEKLILAEEKNAWYVEMIDQLTREELLPGAEGLLRQLRADGVKIALGSASKNAERILNRLEIGDYFDARIDGTKVSRAKPDPEVFLLAAKSVGVNPADCLVFEDAPAGVEAAKRANMHVVGIGNQENLLLADWILGSLDEINDEILYDGR